Proteins encoded by one window of uncultured Draconibacterium sp.:
- a CDS encoding TldD/PmbA family protein has protein sequence MTKEEKYTLAKWAMNHALENGAQEVSVSISNSESSSVEVREKKIDKLEQAIQSNLSIRLFVDKKYSSHSTSRLNKEDLARFIEEAIEGTKYLSEDEFRTLPDPKLYYKGDGKDLGSLDPNFSNVDPEEKIQVAFAAEKEILGSNERIISVSSSYYDGLNERVMVNSNGFEGDTANSYFGLSTNVSVKGDGDARPEFGWGESAIQFNDLKKTGTGTTALKRALDKIGAEKIKSDTMPMIVENRVVGRIFSPLINALSGSAIQQKNSFLIDKLGKKVASEKLTLTDDPFIVGGRGSRLFDGEGIATKKRSVFEKGVLKRYYIDTYYGKKLEMEPNSGSTTNLVFETGDKDLDALIASVQKGIYVTGFNGGNSNGSTGDFSYGIEGFLVENGEIVKPVTEMNITGNMKTLWANIGEVGNDVRKDSSWRTPSILFNDVDFSGL, from the coding sequence ATGACAAAAGAAGAAAAATATACATTGGCAAAATGGGCGATGAATCATGCACTTGAAAATGGAGCCCAGGAGGTAAGCGTAAGCATATCAAACAGCGAAAGCAGCAGCGTTGAAGTACGCGAAAAAAAAATAGACAAACTGGAACAAGCTATCCAAAGCAATCTTTCCATCCGGTTATTTGTCGACAAAAAATATTCATCACATTCAACCAGCCGTTTAAACAAGGAAGACCTTGCACGTTTTATTGAAGAGGCAATTGAAGGAACAAAGTATTTGTCTGAAGATGAATTCAGAACCTTGCCTGATCCGAAGCTGTATTACAAAGGTGATGGAAAAGATCTTGGCTCGCTTGATCCGAATTTCAGCAATGTTGATCCGGAAGAAAAAATTCAGGTTGCCTTTGCCGCTGAAAAAGAAATTTTGGGAAGTAACGAGCGCATTATCTCCGTATCGAGCAGTTATTACGACGGCTTAAACGAACGTGTAATGGTTAATAGCAATGGATTTGAAGGCGATACCGCCAACTCATATTTTGGACTGAGTACCAACGTATCGGTAAAAGGAGATGGTGATGCCCGACCAGAGTTTGGCTGGGGAGAATCTGCAATACAATTCAACGACCTGAAAAAAACGGGCACCGGAACAACAGCTCTTAAAAGGGCACTCGACAAAATTGGTGCTGAAAAAATTAAATCGGACACTATGCCAATGATTGTTGAGAATCGTGTGGTAGGCCGGATTTTTAGTCCGCTTATTAATGCATTAAGCGGTTCTGCCATTCAGCAAAAAAATTCATTCCTAATCGATAAATTGGGCAAAAAAGTAGCTTCGGAGAAATTAACCTTAACTGACGACCCATTTATTGTTGGCGGACGTGGATCTCGCTTATTCGATGGCGAAGGTATTGCCACCAAAAAACGTTCGGTTTTTGAAAAAGGCGTTTTGAAAAGGTATTACATCGATACCTATTACGGCAAAAAACTGGAAATGGAGCCCAACAGTGGATCGACTACTAACCTGGTTTTCGAAACCGGAGATAAAGACCTTGACGCATTAATTGCATCCGTTCAGAAAGGTATTTATGTTACCGGATTTAATGGTGGAAACAGTAATGGTTCAACCGGAGATTTCTCGTACGGGATTGAAGGATTTTTAGTGGAGAATGGCGAGATTGTAAAACCGGTTACAGAAATGAACATTACCGGAAACATGAAAACCTTGTGGGCAAATATTGGAGAAGTTGGAAACGACGTACGCAAAGATTCTTCGTGGCGTACACCATCAATTCTTTTCAACGATGTTGATTTTAGTGGATTGTAA
- a CDS encoding TldD/PmbA family protein produces MFATGSMFLLPFVQSCQNVQISADVKSYLDHFEVTPEMLQKVIATAMSKGGDYADLFFEHKISNSLGLEDGKVNRAYSNIDFGVGIRVLKGDQTGFAYSENIALDDMLNAAKMAANIANSSSSFNAADYNEKLPANYYKISRKWEDVSVKDKVPFVQKVNDKIFGLDEKVIKVNAGMSDESSYVMFYNSEGRLTYDYRPMISFYAVCVMQKDDQIENAYAARSVRQGFEWLTDDLVDTLATEAVDKTNLLFKAGKPKAGEMPVVLGAGGSGILLHEAIGHTFEADFNRKGTSIFSDKLHKKVAENFINIIDDGTLPNDRGAINIDDEGNDVQKTYLVKDGMLNSYLHDRISAKYYGVEPTGNGRRESFRHMPLPRMRSTYMENGPHTTEEIFAAVDYGVYVDNFSNGEVKIGAGDFTFFVKSGYIIENGKLTTPIKDINIVGNGPQALADITMAANDYKNDSGTWTCGKDGQSVPVTLGLPTVLVKKMTVGGTNA; encoded by the coding sequence ATGTTTGCAACGGGAAGTATGTTTTTACTTCCCTTTGTGCAATCGTGCCAAAACGTACAAATTTCAGCAGACGTGAAAAGTTATTTAGATCATTTTGAAGTGACTCCCGAGATGTTGCAAAAGGTTATTGCAACTGCAATGAGTAAAGGCGGCGATTATGCCGACTTATTTTTTGAACACAAAATTTCCAATAGCCTGGGTCTTGAAGACGGCAAAGTGAACCGTGCCTATTCGAATATTGATTTCGGAGTTGGAATTCGCGTGTTGAAAGGCGACCAAACCGGTTTCGCCTATTCCGAGAATATTGCACTCGACGATATGCTGAATGCAGCAAAAATGGCAGCCAACATTGCCAATAGCAGTTCAAGCTTTAATGCTGCCGATTATAACGAAAAACTGCCGGCCAACTACTACAAGATTTCAAGAAAGTGGGAAGATGTGTCGGTAAAAGATAAAGTTCCTTTTGTACAAAAAGTGAACGACAAAATATTCGGACTCGACGAAAAGGTGATAAAAGTAAACGCCGGCATGAGCGACGAAAGCAGTTATGTAATGTTTTACAACTCTGAAGGACGATTAACTTACGATTACCGCCCAATGATCAGCTTTTATGCGGTGTGTGTGATGCAAAAAGATGACCAGATTGAAAATGCGTACGCGGCACGTTCAGTTCGTCAGGGTTTTGAATGGCTCACCGATGATTTGGTAGACACGCTGGCAACCGAAGCTGTTGACAAAACCAACCTCTTATTTAAAGCCGGAAAACCAAAAGCCGGGGAAATGCCAGTTGTTTTAGGCGCCGGAGGTTCAGGAATTCTGCTTCACGAAGCTATCGGACATACTTTTGAAGCCGATTTTAACCGAAAAGGAACATCTATTTTTAGCGACAAACTGCATAAAAAAGTTGCAGAGAACTTTATAAACATTATCGATGATGGTACGCTGCCAAACGACCGCGGTGCGATTAACATCGACGACGAAGGAAACGACGTACAAAAAACTTACCTTGTAAAAGACGGTATGTTAAACAGCTATTTGCACGATCGAATAAGTGCCAAATATTATGGTGTTGAGCCAACCGGTAACGGACGTCGCGAATCGTTCCGACACATGCCTTTGCCACGTATGCGTTCAACCTACATGGAAAATGGTCCGCACACCACCGAAGAAATTTTTGCCGCCGTTGATTATGGTGTATATGTAGATAACTTCAGTAATGGCGAAGTTAAGATCGGTGCAGGCGACTTTACCTTTTTTGTAAAATCGGGTTATATCATTGAAAACGGGAAACTCACCACTCCTATTAAAGACATTAACATTGTTGGTAACGGACCACAGGCACTGGCCGATATTACCATGGCTGCCAACGACTACAAAAACGACAGTGGCACCTGGACCTGTGGAAAAGACGGACAATCGGTTCCGGTAACACTTGGCCTGCCAACTGTTCTAGTGAAAAAAATGACTGTAGGAGGAACAAATGCATAG
- a CDS encoding glutamine synthetase beta-grasp domain-containing protein translates to MKSKLEYIWLDGSVPTQQLRAKTRVAENFSGKLEDCPVWSFDGSSTNQAGGEASDLLLKPVFICPDPDRKNAYLVLTEVLNPDGSAHETNGRAHIEEEDEDFWFGFEQEYFLYDPQTRLPLGFPAGGFPEPQGPYYCGVGGSKAFGRAIVEEHFDLCLEAGLNVEGINAEVAAGQWEFQIFAKGAHDAGDQIWMARFLLERTAEKYGVDVEWHPKPLGKDLDWNGSGMHANFSNGLMRTCGDEKVFTAICEEFGKHIKEHIDVYGAYNDQRLTGLHETQSITEYSYGVSDRGASIRIPVGTVEDGWKGRLEDRRPASNGDPYKIGARIIKTVKAAKV, encoded by the coding sequence ATGAAATCAAAATTGGAATACATTTGGTTGGATGGTAGTGTGCCAACTCAACAATTAAGAGCAAAAACTCGTGTAGCTGAAAACTTCAGCGGAAAATTGGAAGACTGTCCTGTGTGGTCATTCGACGGATCTTCTACAAATCAGGCTGGAGGAGAAGCTTCTGACCTTCTTTTGAAACCTGTATTTATTTGTCCGGATCCGGATCGTAAAAACGCTTACCTGGTTTTAACTGAAGTATTAAATCCAGATGGTTCTGCACACGAAACTAACGGTCGTGCACACATCGAAGAAGAAGATGAAGACTTTTGGTTCGGTTTCGAGCAGGAATATTTCTTGTATGATCCACAAACTCGTCTTCCATTAGGTTTCCCTGCAGGAGGTTTCCCTGAGCCACAAGGACCTTACTATTGTGGTGTTGGTGGTTCTAAAGCATTTGGTCGTGCAATTGTTGAAGAGCACTTCGACCTTTGTTTAGAAGCCGGATTGAATGTAGAAGGTATCAATGCTGAGGTTGCTGCCGGACAGTGGGAATTCCAGATTTTTGCTAAAGGAGCACATGATGCAGGTGACCAAATTTGGATGGCTCGTTTCCTATTGGAGCGTACAGCTGAAAAATATGGTGTTGATGTTGAGTGGCATCCAAAACCACTTGGAAAAGACCTTGACTGGAACGGTTCGGGTATGCACGCAAACTTCTCTAACGGTTTGATGAGAACTTGTGGTGACGAAAAAGTATTTACTGCAATTTGCGAAGAATTCGGTAAACACATTAAAGAGCACATCGATGTTTATGGTGCATACAACGATCAGCGCTTGACCGGTTTGCACGAAACACAATCTATCACTGAATATAGTTATGGTGTTTCTGACCGTGGTGCTTCTATTCGTATTCCTGTAGGAACTGTTGAAGATGGTTGGAAAGGTCGTTTGGAAGACCGTCGTCCTGCTTCAAACGGTGATCCATACAAAATTGGTGCTCGCATCATCAAAACAGTTAAAGCTGCAAAAGTTTAA
- a CDS encoding histidinol-phosphate transaminase — MLRKQIEIKRHLFNETSHSPSLVDIVGEEQLGDVVDFCFIENPYFPDEKLLQNLQDKLREVIKAYPSSNPKLAQQDLAAVVHIKPEYLILGNGATELITIIQNNFVEEMGIPIPTFSEYIEKVQNLEKVKMFQLPADKQYQLDLDEYAEWLVDEKLSSALIINPGNPTGQLLSIEKITGFLKRMQHLKLVLVDESFIDFAGDEIPSLMPMVEQFQNLIIVRSMSKHCGVPGLRLGYCCSANQYYLQQIKNALPVWNINTLAEYFLTQLKDTDVEYHNARKHVISDVQELYEALCKISGYDVYSSNSNFILLKIKFEMSAYELQMKLLQDFGVYVRDCSNKIGLDDKHIRIASKGRDKDQLLIHALKTVAATLH, encoded by the coding sequence ATGTTAAGGAAACAAATTGAAATAAAACGTCACCTGTTTAACGAAACTTCGCACTCGCCATCGTTAGTTGATATTGTTGGAGAAGAACAGTTGGGTGATGTGGTGGATTTTTGTTTCATCGAAAATCCTTACTTCCCGGATGAGAAATTGCTCCAAAACCTTCAGGATAAATTGCGCGAGGTAATAAAAGCTTATCCTTCGAGTAATCCGAAACTTGCTCAGCAGGATTTGGCGGCCGTTGTGCACATAAAACCCGAATACCTTATTTTAGGAAACGGTGCCACCGAGTTGATCACGATTATTCAAAATAATTTTGTTGAGGAGATGGGAATTCCCATCCCAACATTTAGCGAATACATTGAGAAGGTTCAGAATCTGGAAAAGGTAAAGATGTTTCAACTGCCTGCGGATAAACAATATCAGTTGGATTTGGATGAATACGCCGAGTGGCTGGTAGACGAAAAACTATCGTCAGCTTTGATTATTAATCCAGGGAATCCTACGGGGCAATTACTTTCGATTGAAAAAATAACCGGCTTTTTAAAACGCATGCAGCATTTAAAACTGGTATTGGTTGATGAGTCGTTTATTGATTTTGCGGGCGATGAAATTCCAAGCCTGATGCCCATGGTTGAGCAGTTTCAGAACCTGATAATTGTGCGCAGCATGAGCAAACATTGTGGTGTGCCGGGTTTGCGTTTGGGATATTGCTGCTCCGCCAATCAGTATTATTTGCAGCAAATTAAAAATGCCTTGCCCGTCTGGAATATCAATACACTCGCCGAGTACTTTTTAACGCAGTTAAAAGATACAGATGTTGAATACCACAACGCTCGCAAACATGTAATTTCTGATGTGCAGGAACTTTACGAAGCATTGTGCAAGATTTCCGGCTATGATGTTTACTCCTCGAACAGTAATTTTATTCTGCTGAAAATAAAATTTGAAATGAGTGCTTACGAATTACAAATGAAATTGCTGCAGGATTTTGGTGTGTATGTACGCGATTGTTCCAACAAAATAGGGCTTGATGATAAACATATCCGAATTGCCTCAAAAGGTAGAGATAAAGATCAACTGCTGATTCATGCACTGAAAACTGTGGCAGCAACTTTACACTAA
- a CDS encoding HAD-IIA family hydrolase, whose amino-acid sequence MRTRSFRSVVRNYRAVFFDAFGVLKNHSGLIEGVGNTFNYLDSKGIPYYVLTNDSSRSPEELSNWYQQKGLTSITTDKILSSGMLAMEFFKTKLANGKAVAYLGTKASAHYLESAGQKTVPISEVNLEELDHIKSFAFLDDEGFDWNKDIDKTINLLRHKNMTVIVANTDINYPVNKNDISVAVGGLADLVEQILGKKFIRFGKPDAQMFLLAYERAMQDVPNIKRNEILMVGDTLFTDIIGGNKFGLDTVLVLSGNTLPDNAKIKISSSGIIPTYVCDSAVIEL is encoded by the coding sequence ATGAGAACAAGAAGTTTTAGAAGTGTAGTAAGAAACTACCGTGCTGTGTTTTTTGATGCTTTTGGTGTATTAAAAAACCATTCAGGCCTGATTGAGGGTGTAGGAAATACTTTCAACTATTTAGATTCAAAAGGAATTCCGTATTACGTATTAACAAACGATTCATCGAGAAGCCCCGAGGAACTTTCAAACTGGTATCAGCAAAAAGGTTTAACCTCAATTACCACCGATAAGATTTTATCATCGGGAATGCTTGCCATGGAATTCTTCAAAACGAAACTGGCCAACGGAAAAGCCGTTGCTTACCTGGGCACAAAAGCATCAGCTCATTACCTGGAGTCGGCGGGGCAAAAAACAGTACCTATTAGCGAAGTAAACCTGGAAGAACTCGATCATATAAAATCGTTTGCCTTTCTCGACGATGAAGGCTTCGACTGGAACAAGGACATCGATAAAACCATCAATCTGCTTCGCCACAAAAACATGACCGTGATTGTAGCGAATACCGACATTAACTACCCGGTAAACAAAAACGATATTTCGGTGGCAGTTGGCGGGCTGGCCGACCTGGTAGAACAAATTTTGGGGAAAAAATTTATACGTTTCGGAAAACCCGATGCCCAGATGTTTTTGCTGGCTTATGAACGAGCTATGCAGGATGTACCTAACATTAAAAGAAATGAGATTTTAATGGTTGGCGACACGCTTTTCACCGATATTATTGGAGGAAACAAATTCGGATTGGATACAGTGTTGGTTCTTTCAGGAAATACCCTGCCTGATAATGCAAAAATAAAGATCAGCAGTTCGGGAATTATTCCAACTTACGTTTGCGACTCAGCAGTTATTGAGTTATAA